TATTTTATGTCACCGCCGTGCCTGCCGTCAAGTCCCGCAGCAGATTTTCGGCGGCCATGCGGCTCATCGCATGCGCCGCGCCGGCCGTCGAGGCGGCGCAGTGGGATCCGATGACAATATTTTCCAAATTATACCATTCCTCGTTCTCCGGCGGCTCCTGCTGAAACGCGTCCAGCCCCGCGCCGGCGATGCGGCGGTCCCGCAGCGACGCCAGCAGCGCGTCGTCGTCGACCAGCCCGCCCCGGGCCGTGTTGATCAGATAGGCCGTGGGCTTCATGAGTCCGAGGCGCCGCGCGTCGATGATGTGTTTTGTCTCCGGCAGCAACGGCAGGTGCAGGCTGATGAAGTCGCAGGCGGTGCAGATCTCATCTATGTCCAACCGGCGGACGCCGTTTGCCCGGGCGTAGGCCTCGTCCCAGGCGACATCGAAGGCGGCGATGTCCATCGAAAACCCGCGCGCGCGCCGCACCACCTGCCGGCCGATGGCCCCCAGGCCGACGAGGCCGAGCGTCCGACCGGACAGGTCGGCCGTCGTGCGCTTGCTCCAGTCCTTCCGGCGGCAGCGGCGGTCGATGGAGACGACCTGCCGGGCCAAGGCGAGCATCAGCGCGAGGGCATAGTCCGCCAC
This window of the Oscillospiraceae bacterium genome carries:
- a CDS encoding phosphoglycerate dehydrogenase — protein: MRVLVTPRSFAKGDPRPLAYLEENGVSVVRNPGAGIMDEETMLAKIAGCVGVIIGVDPLSARVMEAAPGLRAVAKYGVGVDNIDLDYCAAHGIRVSRTVGANSEAVADYALALMLALARQVVSIDRRCRRKDWSKRTTADLSGRTLGLVGLGAIGRQVVRRARGFSMDIAAFDVAWDEAYARANGVRRLDIDEICTACDFISLHLPLLPETKHIIDARRLGLMKPTAYLINTARGGLVDDDALLASLRDRRIAGAGLDAFQQEPPENEEWYNLENIVIGSHCAASTAGAAHAMSRMAAENLLRDLTAGTAVT